The Festucalex cinctus isolate MCC-2025b chromosome 16, RoL_Fcin_1.0, whole genome shotgun sequence sequence GATATTaaactttaaattatgcaactactgtatactgtataaatgGAATGATAAAAATGAGATCATGCTTGGTGTGCCTATTCGGAGAAAACTGAAATTAGAAGGGTGAAAATTGAAGGTTGTATGTGGAAGTAGATAGACATCGAAAAagtgagaataataataataaagaatccAAAATACATATTTGGATGATAATtgtcagcattcacacaattaACAATAAAATTGTACGATGCAGGTAAAATGTCAGCAAATATGTTCTTTgataaaatctaaataaaatgtGCAGCCACCTCTGAAGTTATGATAAAATATGAATGAGAACAATGTGAATCCGAAATATAAAAATTTGTGTTGGAGCCATTATCTCTAAAGGGAGTTGGAATTAATGAGTCAATGAATTTTGTACAGAAGTTAAGATATAGTTAAGTTTAAATAAGCAAGTATGCAAGTTGCAACTTTGTGTTGAAGTTTTGACCATAGTGTGGTCATTTATGTTTAGTATGCCCCCACTGGCCAGGTATGGCTACTACATTTAGATGTGTGCACTTCCTGCTGGGTAAAGGCTtaaaagcaagatggctgccttagCTCTGGTGGTGTGTGTGGGAGGGGAGACAAGCCAGGCAGGCCTCTCGGCTTGATAAGGTTTTTCaagcattattattagtattatttgacCATTATTTGACATCCCgcaatatttcaagcctaagGATTAGTATTGTTCACATAACTCTTAAAACTAGTCAACATCCATAACCCGGTTCCTGACATCATCGCCTGACCAAACAATTGGTGAGTCAATGAATTGAAGCCCTGCTGAGACCTGCACTTGTCTTTCAATTAAGAAAACGTGAAACATTTGACAAATGGCACAAACAATGTGCAATTGTGGGGATCCTGAACTTCTTGGAATAAGAAAAAGAATACCCCACAAGGAgtgaatttttttaatatgttggtGTTGGAATGGTGAGAATGGGTCGAAAAATGTTGAAGTAGAAGCACATCCAGTAAATATAAGTGTAGTTAAGTGTATACTTGAACTCACACCATAAAAAATTATacaaacatattttatattttttttgtcaatgtttcCGCTTTAAAGATAAATGTGGCACTTGATCCCCGATGTACGCAATTGTAAAACAAATAGTGGAGAAAGGTGACAAATATTTGTAAATTTCTCCTCTATGTGAAGGTGTTTGATCACTAAAGCTCACAAATGGCGACGATTGACTGTACCTGACAGCCAAGCAGCAGGCTCTTGCGCATGTTGGCGACGCGGACCATGAGGCACGGCCGACCCTCGTGCGTAGACACGACGGCGTGCTGGCTAAACTTGACCGTCTCGCCGCGCTTCTTGGGGCGTGCCACCTGCAAGCACGGGAAGCGAGTGACGTCGAAGCGTTAGGTGAGAACGACGGCGTGCTTGCGGCTCACTTTGGCGAGGAAGGTGCCCGTGATGAAGATCTCCATCGCCATGGTAACGACCAGCTGGAAGATGAGCAACACGATGGCTGCGGGACACTCCTCCGTGATGACGCGGAAGCCGTATCCGATGGTGGTCTGTGACTCCAACGAGAAGAGGAAGGCGCCCGTCAGCGTCCGGACTTCCGTCACACACAGCGTGTGGTTGGTTGATGAGGTCAAGTCTGGACATTAAAGAAAAACTTTCACATACAGCAAATTCTGGATTTGTAACTGTGGGTGGAGGGTCATGCCTGGTTGGtattggatttcactttgcttcatcattccttcctttgatccttcctcctATCGCCTAACAACTtcacgacgatgatgatgacatgttaaCTCGGCTGCAGAATGAGTAATattgagctcttaaaaaaaaaaaaaaaaaaaggaaactatcTTTCGCCGGGAACGTCTGTGAATGTAGCTGGGTTTGTGAAGCGGTCCAAGCTGTTGAACGGTTTTAATGCAGGGTAGGTCAGCCTCGACTTGGCCATGGAGTATGTTCGCCCAGGGATAACCGCTAAACGCAAAAAGACACTTGTCGAGAGACGTGCAGAGAGCCAAACCGAGACAATTGGGCCAGTGGTATGGACGTAGAGCAGGCTGCTGCTACGCACTCCCCGGCTGGGGTGGGCTAGCTATtggtgtcatgactagggtcatgcaagggtgatgcttgggccatgcaagggttatgcttgggtcatgaccgtgaggtcatgtgtctgttttgaactgatgtaacgagcatctagtttcaactggtaagacgctatgtaatgtcaggagctatgtgatgtcaagaatcttacatctttatctggtcaacagccaatcagataattccatgtcagtgctgtttcccacatgtctagctacagccaatcagatcgattcgctgtctatataagcctgactgagaagcctgttttttttgtcggattattacctctgttacatctggccacctgctcctctgtTCCTCGATGCCtgctcgttgtttctggtctagtcaatTTAGTTCCTCGTCTTTTGatattatgcgaataaagtttCAAACTCGTATTTTtgcctgcgtttttgggatccaatccCAGAACATAACAACCGCGATCTATAATACTAGCAATGTTCCAGATAAAGGACCCAGACCACAAAAAAGCAGTTGACGTCACCGGGGCATCTGAGCAATGCCAAAAGTGTCCAGATAGAGCCCATTAAGGACAACTAGCTGTAAATTGGTTTAATGAAGATTGTTGGAATCTATGTATGTTAAACAGCCAcacaaaacagtaaaaaaaaaaaaaaaaaaaaaaaagtcaatgttttGCTGCAATTTTATAATTTACAGCTCCACAAGAAAGGAATAAAAAGGGATGAAacaaaagattttaaaaaaagattaaacaATACAAAACGACAAGGAGAAGCGGCAGCCAGACGTGCCAGCGTACTCTCCCATCATCTGATTTTTTGTGCTGTACGGCACCTCATAAGATTTGTATTCACCTGCCAAGTCACCGTGCATGGCGGCCACCAGGTACCACAGCAATCCGAACAGAAACCAGGTGCCCGCGAAGGTGGAGCAGAACAAGAAGAACTTGTAGCGCCACTGCATGTCCAAGAAGGTCGTCCAGAGGTCGCGCAGGTAGAGCGCCTCACGCCCGCTCGCGTGCTCGATCAGCACGTTGCTGCGTCCATCTTTGGAGAGGACGCGGCGCCGCTGTCCTTCGCCCGCACCGCTCGCCGCCGGGCTCAGCAGCGGCACGGTGTGGGAGTGGCTTATCTGAGGGGAGGAGCCGTGCATGGCCAACGTCATGGCTGCTGCCGCCTGTGGAACATTTCATTGGCgtcaatttaatgtttgtgcatttatttttgtatgt is a genomic window containing:
- the LOC144003560 gene encoding ATP-sensitive inward rectifier potassium channel 10-like, whose translation is MTLAMHGSSPQISHSHTVPLLSPAASGAGEGQRRRVLSKDGRSNVLIEHASGREALYLRDLWTTFLDMQWRYKFFLFCSTFAGTWFLFGLLWYLVAAMHGDLADLTSSTNHTLCVTEVRTLTGAFLFSLESQTTIGYGFRVITEECPAAIVLLIFQLVVTMAMEIFITGTFLAKVARPKKRGETVKFSQHAVVSTHEGRPCLMVRVANMRKSLLLGCQVTGKLLQTSLSEEGEAVRLDQRNVAFKVDTSSDSPFLIIPLTFYHVIDDSSPLQAWAAKGGGWAADFELLVILNATVEPTSATCQVRTSYLPDEILWGYEFPPVISLSTSGGYVADFAFFDKVAKTKMPPPSGKEGTDSVKMRVEERYRGQGQRREGRSRDSGTLSMLISNV